One Bacteroidota bacterium genomic region harbors:
- a CDS encoding S8 family peptidase — GNSGDETLEYPGYYQNVLGVASTDAADKKSGFSSYNYRVRICAPGSSIYSTYTGTNGYSTLSGTSMSTPCVAGAAAVVRSYFPGYSALQAAARLCVTADDIYALNSTTLKNKLGSGRVNLYRALSDPAMPSVSMTTRNITDGNDDAIVANDTVSVTGIYTNFLAPTTNLTATLSIVAGTGAVTLLTTGPITLGAIPTLGTANNNSIPFKIRIKPTAGLNTAVTCKITYNDGTYTSFETFEIVVNVDYLNVTVNDIATSVTSKGMDGWNNSPPSQGLGFKYGGTNLMYDAGFMIGVPDSAVSDVIRGMAGTPDKDFNSVVNIKRIITGAISDFDTEGLMNDAAAFKPLNVLIRHKSYAWSTPADKKYIMYKYIIKNNGSSTLSNMYAGIAADWDIQGVGGDSNKTSFDAGTKMGYTYYTKANGYYAGIKLLSKTAPVNAYAFDNIDGGTGINPNAGFSNKEKYIGLSTMRTDAGLIKPPGNDVLSLVSTGPITLPIGDSVEVAFALIAGDNLADLKTSAINAQIKYDLFTSVPSTHPSDSYSLRSYPNPSSGNTTIEVNLPQSGRMELKLYNMIGQDITIIAAGEFTSGRHQFNLDASRLNSGVYYYRLIAGDNKIVRKLVVSK; from the coding sequence GTTATAATTATCGTGTCCGGATCTGTGCCCCCGGCAGCTCAATTTATTCCACTTATACCGGCACAAACGGATATTCCACTTTAAGCGGCACATCCATGTCAACTCCATGTGTTGCAGGCGCTGCAGCAGTTGTCCGTTCATATTTTCCCGGCTATAGTGCTTTACAAGCCGCTGCTAGATTGTGTGTTACCGCAGATGATATTTACGCTCTTAATTCCACTACTTTAAAAAACAAGCTTGGTTCCGGACGTGTAAACCTGTACCGTGCATTAAGTGATCCCGCGATGCCCTCTGTATCGATGACCACCAGGAATATCACCGATGGAAATGATGACGCTATTGTTGCCAATGATACGGTTAGTGTAACCGGCATTTACACTAACTTTTTGGCTCCCACAACCAATCTTACCGCAACCCTTTCAATTGTTGCCGGAACAGGGGCTGTAACCCTGCTAACCACCGGCCCGATAACCCTGGGAGCAATCCCAACTTTAGGAACCGCGAACAACAACAGCATCCCCTTTAAGATCCGGATCAAACCAACAGCCGGATTAAACACTGCCGTTACCTGCAAGATAACTTATAACGATGGCACATACACATCATTTGAAACATTTGAGATCGTAGTGAATGTTGATTACCTGAATGTAACGGTGAATGACATTGCCACATCTGTTACCAGCAAAGGCATGGACGGCTGGAACAACAGCCCTCCCTCACAGGGACTGGGCTTCAAATACGGCGGAACCAACCTGATGTATGATGCCGGATTTATGATCGGGGTTCCTGATTCAGCCGTATCTGATGTGATCAGGGGAATGGCAGGCACTCCGGACAAAGATTTTAACTCTGTGGTCAATATTAAGCGAATAATAACAGGGGCCATTTCCGATTTCGACACAGAAGGCCTGATGAATGATGCAGCCGCGTTTAAACCATTAAATGTACTTATACGTCATAAGTCATATGCGTGGTCAACCCCGGCAGATAAGAAATATATAATGTATAAATACATTATTAAAAACAACGGAAGTTCTACCCTGAGTAACATGTATGCCGGCATTGCTGCCGACTGGGATATACAGGGTGTCGGAGGCGACAGCAACAAAACTTCGTTTGACGCTGGTACGAAAATGGGCTACACGTATTATACCAAAGCAAACGGTTATTACGCAGGCATAAAATTACTGAGCAAAACAGCTCCGGTAAATGCATACGCCTTCGATAACATTGACGGTGGCACAGGCATCAACCCCAATGCGGGCTTTAGCAATAAGGAAAAGTACATCGGGTTATCGACCATGCGCACGGATGCAGGCTTGATCAAACCTCCCGGGAATGATGTATTGAGCCTGGTAAGCACAGGTCCGATCACCCTACCCATCGGCGACAGTGTTGAAGTGGCTTTTGCACTGATAGCCGGTGATAACCTGGCGGATCTGAAAACCAGCGCCATCAATGCGCAAATAAAGTACGATCTGTTCACTTCTGTTCCTTCAACTCATCCATCGGATTCTTACTCTTTACGATCATATCCTAACCCTTCGTCAGGAAATACAACTATTGAAGTTAATTTGCCACAATCCGGGCGCATGGAACTTAAATTGTATAATATGATTGGCCAGGATATCACTATTATAGCGGCGGGCGAATTTACATCGGGCAGGCACCAGTTCAATTTAGATGCATCGAGGCTTAACAGCGGAGTTTATTATTACCGGCTTATTGCGGGTGATAATAAAATTGTACGTAAACTTGTTGTTTCAAAATAA
- a CDS encoding S8 family peptidase: MNIPNHPDLKNNIKHNYADPIGGGDNDGDGYIDNFSGWDVGTSVFGGSNGDNDPTWQGDAHGVHVSGIAAASTDNSTGIAGVGFKCKFMPVKIADATGKLTYSYTGIQYAAAHGCKVISCSWGGTGGGQYGQDIINFATFNNNALVIAAAGNDGDERIYYPAYYMNVMGVANTTSTDVKNSTSNYNYRVRICAPGTSIYSTYSGTSYTSLTGTSMSAPCVAGAAAVVRSHFPTYSALQTAARLCVTADNIYSPINSSTLNNKLGSGRVNLYRAVNDPAMPSILMTTRNMTDGNDDAFVINDTVKVTGIYTNYLAPTTNLTATMTIVAGTGAVTLLTTGAIPLGVISTMGTGNNNSTPFKIRIKPTAGLNTTITCKITYNDGTYTSFETFDIVVNVDYLNVYENDISTSVTSKGMQGWNNSPPTQGLGFKYNGVNLMYDGGFLIGVPDSSVSDVLRGMAGTPDKDFNSVVNIKRVMTGAISDFDTEGLMNDAAALKPLNVLIRHKSFAWSTPADKKYIMYKYIIKNNGTSTLSNLFAGIGADWDIQGVGGDSNKTSYDAGTRMAYTYYTKASGYYAGIKLLSHTAPVNAYAFDNIDGGTGINPNAGFSNLEKYAGLSTMRTDAGLIKPPGNDVLSMVSTGPITLPVGDSVEVAFALLAGDNLADIKTSANNAQIKYDLFTSAPSTQASDSYSLRSYPNPSSGNTTIDVNLPQSGRMELKLYNMIGQDIVTIAVGEFTSGRHQFNLDVSRLNSGIYYYQLIAGDNKIVRKLVVSK; encoded by the coding sequence TTGAATATACCCAACCATCCTGATCTGAAAAATAACATCAAGCATAATTATGCTGACCCGATCGGTGGAGGTGATAACGACGGAGACGGGTATATAGATAATTTCAGCGGATGGGATGTGGGAACATCTGTTTTTGGGGGAAGTAATGGAGACAATGATCCTACCTGGCAGGGTGATGCACATGGCGTACATGTTAGCGGTATCGCCGCTGCTTCAACCGATAATAGTACGGGTATTGCAGGCGTTGGTTTTAAATGCAAATTCATGCCTGTTAAAATTGCTGATGCTACAGGTAAACTTACTTATTCCTATACAGGTATACAATATGCTGCTGCTCATGGCTGCAAAGTGATTAGTTGTTCATGGGGCGGTACAGGAGGCGGTCAATACGGACAGGACATTATTAATTTTGCAACTTTCAATAACAATGCGTTGGTTATTGCAGCTGCCGGAAATGACGGAGATGAAAGAATATATTACCCTGCGTATTATATGAATGTGATGGGTGTGGCCAACACCACATCAACCGACGTCAAGAACAGCACATCAAATTATAATTACCGTGTTCGCATTTGCGCCCCTGGAACTTCCATTTATTCCACATATAGTGGCACCTCATATACTTCACTTACCGGCACCTCAATGTCAGCTCCTTGTGTTGCAGGTGCCGCCGCAGTTGTCCGTTCACATTTTCCAACTTATTCGGCATTACAAACTGCTGCCCGTTTATGCGTTACAGCCGATAATATTTATTCTCCAATCAATTCATCTACTTTAAATAATAAGCTTGGATCAGGACGCGTAAACCTATACCGTGCCGTGAATGATCCGGCCATGCCTTCAATATTAATGACCACCCGGAATATGACCGATGGGAATGATGACGCTTTTGTAATAAACGATACAGTTAAGGTAACGGGTATTTACACTAATTATTTAGCTCCTACTACAAACCTTACCGCTACAATGACGATAGTCGCAGGCACAGGAGCTGTTACCTTGCTCACTACCGGAGCTATCCCATTGGGCGTAATTTCAACTATGGGAACCGGAAATAACAACAGCACTCCTTTCAAGATCCGAATTAAACCCACTGCCGGATTAAACACTACAATTACATGTAAAATAACCTATAACGACGGTACATACACGTCATTTGAAACATTTGATATTGTTGTGAATGTTGATTACCTGAATGTATATGAAAATGATATTTCAACATCGGTAACCAGCAAAGGAATGCAGGGCTGGAACAACAGTCCTCCTACACAAGGCCTGGGTTTTAAATATAATGGAGTTAACCTTATGTACGATGGCGGATTTTTGATCGGCGTGCCCGACTCTTCTGTATCTGACGTACTCAGGGGCATGGCAGGTACCCCTGACAAAGATTTTAATTCAGTAGTTAATATTAAGCGCGTAATGACAGGTGCTATTTCCGACTTTGATACAGAAGGCCTGATGAATGATGCAGCGGCGTTAAAACCGTTAAATGTACTTATACGTCATAAATCATTTGCCTGGTCAACCCCGGCAGATAAGAAATACATCATGTATAAGTATATCATTAAGAATAACGGAACATCTACTTTAAGTAATTTATTTGCAGGCATTGGTGCCGATTGGGATATACAGGGTGTTGGAGGTGACAGCAACAAAACATCATATGATGCAGGTACCCGAATGGCCTATACTTATTATACGAAGGCGAGTGGGTATTATGCGGGTATAAAATTATTGAGCCATACTGCCCCTGTAAATGCCTATGCCTTTGACAATATTGATGGAGGAACAGGCATCAATCCGAACGCCGGATTCAGCAATCTCGAAAAATACGCCGGTCTTTCAACCATGCGCACAGATGCCGGTTTAATTAAACCTCCAGGGAATGATGTATTGAGTATGGTAAGTACAGGACCAATTACCTTACCTGTCGGCGACAGTGTTGAAGTGGCTTTTGCACTGCTTGCGGGCGATAACCTGGCGGATATAAAAACCAGCGCGAATAATGCTCAAATAAAGTATGATCTGTTTACTTCAGCTCCTTCAACCCAGGCATCGGATTCATACTCTTTACGATCGTATCCGAATCCTTCATCAGGGAACACAACTATTGACGTTAATTTGCCACAATCCGGGCGTATGGAACTTAAATTGTATAATATGATCGGTCAGGATATCGTCACTATCGCAGTAGGTGAATTTACATCGGGCAGGCACCAGTTCAATTTAGATGTTTCCAGGCTTAACAGCGGAATTTATTATTACCAGCTTATCGCGGGAGATAATAAAATTGTACGCAAATTAGTGGTTTCAAAGTAG